From the Prosthecodimorpha staleyi genome, one window contains:
- a CDS encoding GNAT family N-acetyltransferase has translation MASALDPTVTIVRTLAEAEAAWRWLEARDAVPPFQRYDWVRIWLEEIGTARAVEPLIAIGRRGPDLVFLWPLMVAREGAVRVGRWLGDRNANYNPGLYAPGERVRTTRETIAAALDEIARSAAIDCYHLERQPRVWAGCANALATIRGSVASPSNGHVATLAPSFEQLLARHPGSHRRKRMRQRERHFETSGDYRISTAATTEEAASMLAVFLEQKARRFAEMGVPNVFASAGVAGFLRRMATEAGPDGTPLLRLHALWAAGRVRAVAGTATAGDSRSILFLSFANDELARFGPGTTLVYRLVENGCKDGLAGLDFGVGEEPYKENWCDQEIELVETLLPVTLKGHAFAAAARAALGLKRAVKRNPAAWKLYRQLRLRTAPLRRGPP, from the coding sequence CTCGACCCGACCGTGACGATCGTGCGCACGCTCGCCGAGGCGGAAGCCGCCTGGCGGTGGCTGGAAGCCCGCGACGCGGTGCCGCCGTTCCAGCGCTACGACTGGGTTCGCATCTGGCTCGAGGAAATCGGTACCGCCCGCGCCGTCGAACCGCTGATCGCGATCGGACGCCGTGGTCCGGACCTCGTCTTCCTGTGGCCGTTGATGGTGGCCCGCGAAGGCGCCGTCCGGGTCGGCCGATGGCTCGGCGACCGCAATGCGAACTACAATCCGGGCCTCTACGCGCCGGGAGAACGGGTACGGACGACGCGCGAGACGATCGCGGCCGCACTGGACGAGATCGCCCGGAGCGCCGCGATCGATTGCTACCACCTGGAGCGGCAGCCGCGGGTCTGGGCCGGCTGCGCCAATGCGCTGGCGACGATCCGAGGCTCGGTCGCCTCGCCGAGCAACGGACATGTCGCAACCCTGGCGCCCAGCTTCGAGCAGTTGCTCGCGCGCCATCCCGGCTCGCACCGCCGCAAGCGGATGCGCCAGCGCGAACGCCATTTCGAGACGTCCGGCGACTATCGCATCTCGACGGCTGCAACGACCGAAGAGGCCGCCTCGATGTTGGCCGTCTTCCTGGAACAGAAGGCCCGGCGCTTTGCCGAAATGGGCGTGCCGAACGTGTTCGCGTCGGCCGGGGTCGCGGGGTTCCTGCGACGGATGGCGACCGAGGCCGGCCCGGACGGGACACCGCTGCTGCGGCTGCACGCGCTCTGGGCGGCCGGTCGGGTCCGAGCCGTGGCGGGAACGGCGACCGCCGGCGACAGCCGTTCCATCCTGTTCCTGTCCTTCGCCAATGACGAACTGGCCCGGTTCGGTCCCGGGACGACGCTGGTCTACCGGCTGGTCGAGAACGGCTGCAAGGATGGCCTCGCCGGGCTCGATTTCGGCGTCGGCGAGGAGCCCTACAAGGAGAACTGGTGCGACCAGGAGATCGAACTGGTCGAAACCCTGCTGCCGGTGACGCTGAAGGGGCATGCCTTTGCGGCCGCAGCCCGGGCGGCGTTGGGCCTGAAGCGCGCGGTCAAGCGCAATCCCGCCGCCTGGAAGCTCTACCGGCAACTGCGCCTGCGCACCGCCCCGCTCCGCCGCGGCCCGCCGTGA